The genomic region AGTGGCCTTTCGGACGGCGCGTGAGCAGTTGGATCACGCCCGGCATCGACAACGTCGCGATCAGGAGCAGCACCGTCACGACGATCAGCGGAATCGTCACGATCACGACGAGAAACGGCGCAATGACCGCATGCAGCGACGAAAAGCCGACCGCGTCGAAGAGACGGTACATCGCGGAGGTGAGCGCCCAGCCCGCGAGCCAGCCGTTCGCGGCGCCGGTGAGCGTCTGCCAGAAGAACCAGAGGATTGCGCCCCACACGGCGGTGGCGAGGCCGAACGGCATGAGCGTGAGCCACAGCATGCGCGGGTGAAAGACGTTCGCAAGCGCGCGCACGAACGAACGCAGCAGATCATTCATGCGTGATTCGTCGAAAGAGAAGGAAACGACAGGATAAACCAGCGCGCGAAGGGCGCGCCGGAAGGGTCAAAGCGCGGCCTGGCGCTTGTCGGAAGCGGCCGCGCGGCGCGCCGCGAGACGCGCGCCGATGCGCCTGAACGCGAGCCAGTGCTGCTCGACGAAACCGTCGCCGTAGTTCACGGGCGCGACGCCGGGCGTGCCGAACTGGTCGCGGATGCCGGTCGGCTCGACGGTGCGGTCGAACGACGCGGAGCGAAAGAGAATGTCCCAGAACGAGAACAGCACGCCGAAATTGCAGCCGTAAGCGGTGCCTTCGTGTCCGTAGCCGATTGCATGATGACGCCGGTGAAACGCCGGGCTCACGAGAAGCCGCTCGCCGAGCCAGCCGTAGTGCAGGCGGATGTTCGCGTGCTGCAGGCTCTGCATCAGATTCGTGATCGCGACGAGCACGACGAACTGCGACGGCTCCACGCCGATCACGAGCGCCATCGCCGCGAAGAAACTGGATTGCAGGACGTCGTCGAGCAGGTGATTGCGGTCGTCGGACCACAGCGACATCTTCTGCTGGCTGTGATGCACCGCGTGCAGTTCCCACCAGATGCCGAAACGATGCTCCAGCCGGTGATACCAGTATCCCGCGAAATCCAGCAGAACGAGATAGATGCCGAAGGTAACGAGCGGCTGCGTGGTCACGCCGGGCCACAGATTGTCGATCTCGAGCGTCGGCACGCTGTGCATTCGCAGCCAGCTTTGCAGCGAATCGAAGATGGGCTGGAACGTGAAGAAGAAAAAGAGATTGAGGATGCCGAGCTTCACGATCCACGTGTAGAGCACGTCCACGCGCACGCCCTTGCGGTCCTGCCAGGGTTCCGCCGGCCGCAATGCTTCGAGCGGGCGCAGGACCGCGTACATGGCGAACACTTCGAGCACGCCCACGATGACCCAGTAGAGCGCGTCGTAGGTGTCCTCGTCGTAGTCCATCATGCCGATCTTGAAGAGCAGCGGCTGAACCGCATCCACGTACAACGTGGTTTGCAGCGAAGACACGATGCTGTCGAGAGACGCGAGAATGGAATGAAACATGGTGCTCCGTGGAACTCGAAACCGGTCCGGTGAGACGGCCCTGACTCAATCTCAATCGTAGTACAGCGCGGCGCCGCGCGCCCTGTCGCTACGCGTCGCCGGGCTCACGCGCCGTTCGGGGCGGTGACCGGCGCGCGATTCTGGAAATAGATGCCGTGCGGCGAACGTCCCACCGCGATCGTCTGGATGAGCTTGCGGCTTGCAAGGTCGATCACGCCGACATGCTTCGCGAAGCGGAACGTCACCCAGAGATACTTCTTGTCGGCGGAAAGTTCCATGTCGTCCGGTCCCGGCAGCAGACCGGTGATGTCGCCGACATTCGTGAGCGTCTCTTCGTCGATGATGCTGATGGTGTTCGCGACCCGATTCGACACGAGCACGTGCCGGCCGTCCACGAGGGAGCGGAAGTTGTGCGCGCCCTTGCCCGTGGTGATGGTTTTGACGACCTTCTGGTTGCGCCAGTCCACCACGGCGACGTAATCCGCGCCCGTCATGCCGACGAGCAGGAACTTGTCGCCCGGCGTGAGCCACACGCCCGCCGGCACCTTGCCGACCTTCATCTTCCATTTGACCGTCTGCGTCGGCAGGTCGATGGCCGCGATTTCACCCGATACCTGCAACGAAATGAACGCCGTCGTGCTGTCGTTGCTGAACGCGATGTGACTCGGCATCGTCGCGAGCGGCAGGCGCTTCGCGATGCTCAGGTTCCTGCCGTCATAGTGATAGATGTCGAGCCGGTCGAGCCGCAGGCCGGTCGAGACGAACCACTTGCGGTCGGGCGAGAAGCCGATCTGGTACGGATCCTCGATGTCCTGCACCCAGCGCTGCATCGCGCCGGTTTTAGGATCGACGAACATCAGATTGTTCGACACCGAATTCGCGACGATCAGCGACGAGTTGTCGGGCGTCGGCATCAGATGGTGCGGCTCCTTGCCGGTCGGCACCGTGCCGACGACCTGGTGCGTGTTCTCGTCGATGAGGCTCAGCGTGGCTTCCGCCGAGTTGAGCACGATGACGTTGTTGGCGAATGCCGCGGTGGCGGTAAGCGCGGCGGCAGCGGGAACCGCGAGGCGCGCGGCGCGCGCGGCGGCAGCGCGCAGGCGGCCGGAAAAAGAAGGAAAGCGCATGAAAAGTAGGCGTCGGAAAGCAGGCGTCATTGTAGAACGTTTGCCTGCCCCGGCGCGTTGACGACGCGGCTCTTTTCGCGCAATACGCTGCGCATGCGCAAGAAATGCCGCCTCTTGCATGGGCGTTAGGCGGCGTTGCGTCGCAATCGTGCGAAACAGCGCGCAAAACACCGCGTGTTAACGCTGCATCGATTCCCAGACTTTGTGGAGGCGCTTCACCGAAACAGGCATCGGCGTGCGCAGTTCCTGCGCGAACAGCGAAACGCGCAATTCCTCGAGCAGCCAGCGATATTCCCCGAGCCGCGCATCCGCGACGCCGCCGCGCTGCGCGAGCGCGCGCTGATACTGCTGCGCGAGCGGCTGAAAGTCGGCGAAAAGCCGCGCGTCGCGGGCGGGATCGGCTTTCAGCTTGTCGATGCGCAGCGCGATTCCTTTCAGATAGCGCGGAAAGTGCGCCAGTTGCGCGTAAGGCGTATCGAGCACGAAGCGCTTGCTGATCAGCGCGCTCAGTTGCGCCTGAATGTCGGCGTGAGCGGCGGGAAACGGCTTCGCCTGCGCGAGTTTTTTCGCGAGCGCGGCGTATTCCGCGAGGATCGTCCCGGCGAGCCGCGCGATTTCGTTCGCGAGCAGCGTGAGACGGCCTTTGGCGGCGTCGCGGCGGGCGTGGAAGCTCGCGTCGTCGTCGGGCAGCGGGTCTTGCAGGCAGGCGCGATCCAGCGCCGTTTCCACGATCTGATCGCGCAATTCGTCGGCGGTGCCGAGCGCCATGAACTGCATCGACATTTCGCGCAGCCCCGGCAGGTTCTTCTCCAGATAACGGATCGGCTCGCGCAACTGCAGCGCGAACAGCCGCCGCAAACCCGCGCGATGAATGCGCGCCGCCTCTTCCGGGGAATCGAATACTTCGACGTCGCAGTGCGTGAGCCGGTCCACGAGCGCCGGATAGCCGAAAAGCGTCTGCCCGCGCCGGCCGATTTCGAGCAACTCGGGCAGCTTGCCGAAGTTCCACGTCGTCAGGTTTTCGTAGAGCGCCGTGCTTTCGCCGGTCGGCGTCTGCGCCTGCGCCGCGACGGGCGGCGCGCCCGACTCGGACAACGCGTCGAGTGCCGCCACCGCCGTCAGCTTCTGGAAATGCTGCTGCGCCTGCCCGCCCAGTTCGGCGCGCAACTGCGCAAGATTGCGGCCCATCGCGAGTTGACGGCCGTGCTCGTCGATCACCTTGAAGTTCATGAAAAGGTGCGCGGGCAACGTCTCGAGCTTGAAGTCGGTGCTTTTCACGGCGATCTGCGTCTCGTCACGAATATCGGCGATGAGCGCGTCGATAAGACCGCCCGCGCCGAACTTCGGCCCCGCGTGACGCCCGGCGAATCCCGCCGCGTACTCCGGCAGCGGCACGACATGGCGGCGCAG from Caballeronia sp. Lep1P3 harbors:
- a CDS encoding sterol desaturase family protein, which produces MFHSILASLDSIVSSLQTTLYVDAVQPLLFKIGMMDYDEDTYDALYWVIVGVLEVFAMYAVLRPLEALRPAEPWQDRKGVRVDVLYTWIVKLGILNLFFFFTFQPIFDSLQSWLRMHSVPTLEIDNLWPGVTTQPLVTFGIYLVLLDFAGYWYHRLEHRFGIWWELHAVHHSQQKMSLWSDDRNHLLDDVLQSSFFAAMALVIGVEPSQFVVLVAITNLMQSLQHANIRLHYGWLGERLLVSPAFHRRHHAIGYGHEGTAYGCNFGVLFSFWDILFRSASFDRTVEPTGIRDQFGTPGVAPVNYGDGFVEQHWLAFRRIGARLAARRAAASDKRQAAL
- a CDS encoding beta-propeller fold lactonase family protein; translation: MRFPSFSGRLRAAAARAARLAVPAAAALTATAAFANNVIVLNSAEATLSLIDENTHQVVGTVPTGKEPHHLMPTPDNSSLIVANSVSNNLMFVDPKTGAMQRWVQDIEDPYQIGFSPDRKWFVSTGLRLDRLDIYHYDGRNLSIAKRLPLATMPSHIAFSNDSTTAFISLQVSGEIAAIDLPTQTVKWKMKVGKVPAGVWLTPGDKFLLVGMTGADYVAVVDWRNQKVVKTITTGKGAHNFRSLVDGRHVLVSNRVANTISIIDEETLTNVGDITGLLPGPDDMELSADKKYLWVTFRFAKHVGVIDLASRKLIQTIAVGRSPHGIYFQNRAPVTAPNGA